A single Paenibacillus sp. FSL R5-0517 DNA region contains:
- a CDS encoding nucleoside recognition domain-containing protein, whose translation MINLIWLLMILIGFAFAAINGNIEVVTQAAFDGAATGVTVCFGLISVLVFWMGMMKMAEDAGLLSRIAKLLGPIVGFLFPDVPKNHPAMGYILSNMSANLLGLGNAATPMGIKAMQQLQELNPDKQTASPAMCTLLALNTASITIIPTTLIAIRLNYHSANATEIVGTTLMATIIATLAAIIADRWYRNRALHKPPRIQKSGKPGMKG comes from the coding sequence TTGATCAATTTAATTTGGCTACTAATGATCTTAATCGGATTTGCTTTTGCAGCCATCAACGGCAATATTGAGGTGGTCACGCAAGCCGCTTTTGATGGCGCGGCCACGGGAGTTACAGTCTGTTTTGGACTGATCAGTGTGCTTGTGTTCTGGATGGGCATGATGAAAATGGCTGAGGATGCCGGTCTCCTGTCTCGGATTGCTAAGCTGCTTGGTCCCATTGTGGGCTTCCTGTTCCCCGATGTGCCCAAAAATCATCCGGCGATGGGTTATATTCTCTCCAATATGAGTGCCAATCTGCTGGGGCTAGGAAATGCGGCGACACCAATGGGAATCAAAGCCATGCAACAGCTGCAGGAGCTTAATCCGGATAAACAAACAGCTTCTCCAGCCATGTGCACCTTACTGGCTCTGAATACGGCCAGCATTACCATTATTCCAACAACGCTAATTGCCATCCGATTAAACTATCATTCCGCCAATGCTACAGAGATCGTGGGAACAACATTAATGGCTACCATTATCGCTACACTTGCTGCTATAATCGCCGATCGCTGGTATCGGAATAGGGCTTTACATAAACCGCCACGTATACAGAAAAGTGGCAAACCCGGCATGAAAGGATGA
- a CDS encoding serine protease, whose translation MQKSWKRMLRVGMSGVLAIAMLAGSTGLAAAQAVQTIHFTGYFDKQLRAQMAVTADSFPVVNVRLVKQNEPDMVYYDIGTSILISKDEVLTNYHVVQSYAELSDGDEGTLTVASPGSLGKPVKAKIVKTDPVTDMALLKLDKEIDAQPVTFANARDNQVVYTIGFPKNPAGDLVILDEDFPSTYNTIAKSRVFSSQASDVPGKKGIGSIVKSMAQGNSGGPVLDQNNRVIGMMTFVYGGRTYYITSKTLQSFIKDSATPAKKQVAVAGKVSN comes from the coding sequence ATGCAGAAGAGTTGGAAACGAATGCTCCGTGTTGGAATGTCAGGTGTGCTTGCCATTGCAATGCTCGCTGGTTCAACGGGGCTGGCGGCGGCTCAAGCCGTTCAGACGATACATTTTACAGGTTACTTCGACAAACAGCTGCGTGCACAAATGGCAGTCACAGCGGATTCTTTCCCCGTCGTGAATGTACGTTTGGTCAAGCAGAATGAACCCGATATGGTATATTATGATATTGGTACCTCGATACTGATCTCGAAGGATGAAGTGCTCACGAATTACCATGTGGTTCAGAGTTATGCTGAACTGTCTGATGGCGATGAAGGCACACTGACTGTTGCGAGTCCGGGTTCCTTAGGTAAACCTGTAAAGGCAAAGATTGTGAAGACTGATCCGGTAACAGACATGGCGCTGCTGAAGTTGGACAAGGAAATAGACGCCCAACCGGTCACATTTGCAAACGCAAGGGATAACCAGGTTGTCTATACGATTGGATTCCCCAAAAATCCTGCTGGTGATCTGGTCATCCTGGATGAAGATTTTCCTTCAACCTACAATACGATAGCCAAAAGCAGAGTGTTCAGTTCCCAAGCCTCGGATGTTCCGGGTAAAAAGGGAATCGGCAGTATTGTGAAATCCATGGCACAAGGTAATTCAGGTGGCCCTGTGCTGGACCAGAACAACCGGGTCATTGGTATGATGACATTTGTATACGGTGGACGCACCTATTATATTACTTCCAAAACATTGCAGTCTTTCATTAAGGACAGCGCTACGCCTGCCAAAAAACAGGTTGCAGTTGCCGGAAAAGTTTCCAATTAA
- a CDS encoding spore maturation protein: MLTFINWISVWAIPVIIAFVPLYAFTKKVPVYESFVDGAKDGFSTAISIIPHLVGMMVAISVFRASGALDFVISLLAPLVSWMGVPGEVLPLGILRPLTGTGSLAFTTDLIKTHGPDSMIGRMASTIQGSTDTTLYVLTVYFGAVGIRNGRYALKVGLFSDVVGFIAALAICLLVFG; the protein is encoded by the coding sequence TTGTTAACCTTCATCAACTGGATCTCTGTCTGGGCCATCCCGGTTATTATCGCGTTTGTTCCATTATATGCGTTTACCAAAAAGGTCCCGGTTTACGAATCCTTTGTTGATGGGGCCAAGGATGGATTCTCTACTGCAATCAGTATTATCCCGCATCTCGTAGGCATGATGGTCGCAATCAGCGTATTTCGTGCCTCGGGTGCACTGGATTTTGTAATTAGTCTATTGGCTCCATTGGTGTCCTGGATGGGTGTTCCAGGCGAAGTGTTACCACTCGGAATACTGCGTCCTTTGACTGGGACAGGCTCCCTGGCGTTTACAACCGATCTGATTAAAACCCATGGCCCCGACTCCATGATTGGACGTATGGCATCTACGATTCAGGGGAGTACAGATACTACATTATATGTGCTGACTGTCTATTTCGGGGCTGTAGGCATAAGGAATGGTCGGTATGCACTCAAAGTAGGGTTGTTTTCCGATGTCGTTGGTTTTATTGCTGCCCTCGCCATTTGTTTGCTCGTTTTTGGTTAA
- a CDS encoding D-alanyl-D-alanine carboxypeptidase family protein, translating into MRKITKVLACMLIPVFLLSSLGVTQAQATIQGPSTHAQSAALIDVTSGRILYSKDGDKELRIASLTKIMTAIVAIEHSKLDEKVKVSPTAFAKEGSSLYLKLGEEMTLENMLYGLMLRSGNDAASAIAEHVGGSEEGFVLLMNKKAEQIGLTHSHFMNPHGLDAEGHYSTANDLARLTAYALHNPVFKRIVATEDKSAPNPNESWEYSWHNKNKMLRMYEGADGVKTGYTKKAFRCLVSSATRNGQQLAAVTLNDGNDWNDHARMLDFGFEYFPLVEIARQEQPVQNTDVVTGRGFWYPLAESEKSSLTKKLILHENRAQSETEGNKQSTDPTFGLAGRIDMQLDGKLVGSIPVYRKGSFIPPEPKTDEATIGGIGDVSSWAAAWRAVLSHLLSP; encoded by the coding sequence ATGCGAAAAATAACGAAAGTTCTTGCATGCATGCTTATCCCTGTCTTCTTGCTGTCTTCCTTAGGGGTTACTCAAGCCCAGGCAACAATTCAAGGTCCGTCCACACATGCGCAAAGCGCTGCTCTAATCGATGTCACATCAGGCCGGATCTTATACAGCAAGGATGGGGATAAGGAACTGCGAATTGCCAGCTTGACCAAAATCATGACAGCGATTGTAGCGATCGAACACAGCAAGCTGGATGAGAAAGTGAAAGTGTCTCCCACGGCTTTTGCCAAAGAAGGATCGTCTCTCTATCTGAAGTTAGGTGAAGAGATGACACTCGAGAACATGTTGTACGGGCTAATGCTCCGTTCAGGCAATGACGCGGCTTCTGCGATCGCAGAGCATGTGGGGGGTTCGGAAGAAGGATTTGTGCTATTAATGAACAAAAAGGCAGAGCAAATCGGTCTGACGCACTCCCACTTTATGAACCCTCATGGACTGGATGCAGAAGGTCATTATTCTACAGCCAATGACTTGGCCAGATTAACTGCCTACGCGTTGCACAATCCGGTATTCAAACGCATCGTGGCCACGGAGGACAAATCCGCACCGAACCCCAATGAAAGCTGGGAATACTCCTGGCACAACAAAAATAAAATGCTACGGATGTATGAAGGTGCAGATGGTGTGAAAACCGGCTATACAAAGAAAGCTTTCAGATGTTTGGTCAGCTCGGCTACACGCAATGGACAGCAGCTCGCCGCGGTAACGCTGAACGATGGAAATGATTGGAATGATCATGCTCGGATGCTTGATTTTGGGTTTGAATACTTCCCATTGGTAGAGATTGCGAGGCAAGAACAGCCTGTGCAAAATACAGATGTCGTTACAGGCCGGGGATTTTGGTATCCACTTGCTGAGAGTGAGAAAAGTTCATTGACTAAAAAGTTGATTTTGCACGAAAATCGCGCCCAATCTGAAACGGAAGGGAATAAACAATCCACAGACCCTACATTTGGATTGGCAGGACGCATCGATATGCAACTTGACGGAAAACTTGTTGGCTCGATTCCGGTATATCGCAAAGGCAGTTTTATTCCTCCTGAACCAAAGACAGATGAGGCAACGATAGGGGGAATCGGAGACGTTTCTTCCTGGGCAGCAGCTTGGCGTGCCGTGTTAAGTCACCTGTTGTCTCCTTAG
- a CDS encoding cytochrome c biogenesis protein ResB has product MFQNTKCECGHQNPVGTVLCEACGKPLLESEAKSNEVLEMRYDGMARRSQRSNPNIIDRIWNFFSSVKIAVYMIVLTLVGSMLGTIYPQESTFLNIDPSVYYKETYGQLGHIYYLLGLSHTYESWWFILLLVLIGASLVICSLDRVLPLYKALNKQKIRKHTQFLTRQRLVYQGPIEEAPEDWIKKAVTPLKKKGYRVHTQGDALLAEKQRFSRWGPYVIHIGLIIFLLAVLARGLPGLNLDEHVAFPEGEIKKIPNTSMYLKNEQFNVEFYSEEEVPEQFRNLNKTVPKLFETKVVLYECTADCSDLSKKPQLAEVARHDVRVNHPLNYNGLKAYQFDYDLTPTIRSVTPDLVNTKTGEVYGAIKIDMVDTQKTFEAGPYELTVKEKFMDFGLDENGQPKSISPSPNAPAFLFLIKGPNLPEEGIQYLYFAKQIDKQRFQQDAINQQLIGTEIPLQLEVDSMDKVDIIQSVSYLNIRVDKAMPFVWVGAGIVMLGLVMGFYWHHRRIWIRFDDQQLTLGGHTNKNWFGFRREVAAVLKQMNLEVEEKSLDNGGNQA; this is encoded by the coding sequence GTGTTCCAAAATACCAAATGTGAGTGCGGACACCAAAATCCGGTTGGCACTGTACTATGTGAAGCATGTGGGAAACCACTACTGGAGTCTGAAGCTAAATCGAATGAAGTGCTGGAAATGCGTTACGATGGCATGGCGCGCCGTTCACAGCGCAGTAATCCCAACATCATTGATCGCATCTGGAACTTTTTTTCATCCGTCAAAATTGCTGTCTATATGATTGTGTTAACGCTTGTAGGCTCTATGCTTGGCACGATCTATCCGCAAGAAAGTACATTTCTAAATATTGATCCTTCCGTGTATTACAAAGAAACATACGGTCAGTTGGGTCATATCTATTATCTGTTGGGTTTATCCCATACATACGAATCCTGGTGGTTTATCTTGCTGTTGGTGCTGATTGGTGCATCATTGGTGATATGCAGTCTGGATCGCGTCCTACCGCTCTACAAAGCACTGAATAAACAGAAAATACGTAAACACACGCAATTTCTAACAAGACAGCGTCTGGTGTACCAAGGTCCTATCGAAGAGGCACCAGAAGACTGGATTAAGAAAGCGGTTACGCCGCTGAAAAAGAAAGGCTACCGCGTGCATACTCAGGGTGATGCTTTACTCGCCGAGAAACAGCGATTCAGTCGATGGGGCCCATATGTCATTCATATTGGACTCATTATATTTCTGCTGGCGGTGCTTGCACGAGGGTTGCCTGGCCTGAATCTGGATGAGCATGTTGCTTTTCCGGAAGGTGAGATCAAGAAGATACCGAATACGTCGATGTATCTGAAAAACGAACAGTTTAATGTTGAATTTTACAGTGAGGAAGAAGTACCGGAGCAATTCCGTAACCTGAACAAGACCGTTCCAAAACTATTCGAAACAAAAGTTGTTTTGTATGAATGTACAGCAGATTGTTCGGATCTTTCAAAAAAACCTCAATTAGCTGAGGTGGCCAGACATGATGTTCGTGTGAATCATCCCTTAAATTATAACGGTCTGAAAGCATATCAGTTTGATTATGATCTAACACCCACCATTCGATCCGTAACGCCGGATCTGGTTAATACAAAGACTGGTGAAGTATATGGGGCGATTAAGATTGATATGGTCGATACCCAAAAAACATTTGAAGCGGGCCCTTATGAACTGACCGTGAAGGAAAAGTTCATGGACTTTGGATTGGATGAGAATGGACAGCCCAAATCAATATCGCCTTCACCTAATGCACCTGCTTTTCTCTTTCTTATTAAGGGACCGAATCTGCCGGAAGAGGGGATACAATATCTTTATTTTGCGAAGCAGATTGATAAACAACGGTTTCAGCAGGATGCAATTAACCAACAGCTAATTGGAACAGAGATTCCTTTACAGTTGGAAGTGGACAGCATGGACAAGGTTGATATTATTCAATCCGTAAGTTATCTCAATATACGCGTAGATAAAGCAATGCCTTTTGTGTGGGTAGGAGCCGGCATTGTCATGTTGGGTCTGGTCATGGGTTTTTATTGGCATCATCGCCGCATCTGGATTCGTTTTGATGATCAACAGCTTACCTTGGGTGGACATACCAACAAAAACTGGTTTGGCTTCAGGCGTGAAGTGGCGGCTGTTTTGAAACAAATGAATTTGGAAGTGGAAGAGAAGTCGTTGGATAACGGGGGGAACCAAGCATGA
- a CDS encoding sigma-70 family RNA polymerase sigma factor, whose protein sequence is MGKFPEHISMNLQVDKKHYTMDDVENIERCKLDEHFLGDCILVNENLIWHSVHKYIGKPEMIIKNHCVEKDDILQLGRLGFIKAIRAFDTGRGVKFSSFAVTAIVREIRCFLRDSASIIRPTRTATELINRINRLEHDMGYLPPAHEIALLLDEEEDKINKALQVGKGVKYLDEPVGADDQQTQSVTLMDTIYSGENIEEGILDKLYVDAVIDSVKRKLSEKEVTVLKHRVDGFNQTQTADMEDISQMRVSRIMRKVAKMLNKPDQA, encoded by the coding sequence ATGGGAAAATTTCCAGAACATATTAGTATGAATTTACAGGTAGATAAGAAGCATTACACAATGGATGACGTAGAAAATATTGAACGTTGTAAGCTTGATGAACATTTCCTTGGGGATTGTATTCTGGTCAATGAGAACCTGATTTGGCATTCCGTTCATAAGTATATAGGAAAGCCGGAAATGATTATTAAGAATCATTGTGTAGAGAAGGATGATATTCTGCAACTGGGCCGTCTTGGATTTATCAAAGCGATTAGGGCATTTGATACCGGACGTGGCGTAAAATTTAGTTCGTTTGCTGTCACTGCGATTGTCAGAGAAATTCGGTGTTTTCTAAGAGATAGTGCAAGCATTATTCGTCCAACTCGCACAGCTACGGAATTAATTAACCGAATTAATCGACTTGAACACGATATGGGCTACCTGCCACCAGCACATGAAATCGCACTGCTGTTGGATGAGGAGGAAGATAAGATCAACAAGGCACTTCAGGTGGGTAAAGGTGTGAAGTACCTTGATGAGCCTGTAGGTGCTGATGATCAACAAACTCAATCCGTGACGTTGATGGATACTATCTATAGTGGGGAGAACATTGAAGAAGGTATTCTGGATAAGTTATATGTTGATGCGGTCATTGATTCGGTCAAGCGCAAGCTTAGTGAGAAAGAAGTTACGGTTCTGAAGCATCGTGTAGACGGATTTAATCAAACTCAGACCGCAGATATGGAAGATATTAGCCAGATGAGAGTCTCCAGAATTATGCGAAAAGTGGCAAAAATGCTGAATAAACCGGATCAGGCGTGA
- a CDS encoding sigma-70 family RNA polymerase sigma factor, which yields MSATTAMGFDDLFEIGDIDMFLNKAQEKCRHKLRGKTFAGMEKEDVTQEIMIKLVNSLDKYDAEKAKMSTFVDHLIENKIKDMYRKCMSEKNLSVVNAVQIMCTDQSGGDESESSDIALALGHAGFAYENFEFVTDIMENMRLNEREKQIFKLRTSGYEFVEIAGMLGVSKARISQLWKAIREKYEAL from the coding sequence ATGTCTGCTACAACTGCTATGGGTTTTGATGATTTATTTGAGATTGGGGATATAGACATGTTCCTGAATAAAGCTCAGGAGAAGTGTCGTCACAAGCTTAGAGGGAAAACATTTGCAGGGATGGAGAAAGAAGATGTAACCCAGGAGATTATGATCAAATTGGTTAATTCTCTGGACAAGTATGATGCAGAAAAAGCGAAAATGTCGACGTTTGTTGATCATCTTATCGAAAATAAAATTAAGGACATGTACCGCAAGTGCATGTCTGAGAAAAATCTCAGTGTGGTTAACGCTGTACAGATCATGTGCACGGATCAGAGTGGTGGCGATGAATCGGAAAGTTCAGATATTGCATTAGCGCTTGGTCATGCTGGATTTGCATATGAGAATTTTGAGTTTGTAACAGATATTATGGAAAATATGAGGCTGAACGAACGTGAGAAGCAAATCTTTAAACTTCGGACTTCGGGGTATGAATTTGTAGAGATTGCAGGAATGCTAGGTGTATCCAAGGCACGTATATCCCAGTTATGGAAAGCGATTCGTGAGAAGTACGAAGCATTGTAG
- a CDS encoding lytic transglycosylase domain-containing protein, with product MFTLERVIGVVIAVVVLASQYGSLSTSENFKRAYEEIVGSQRLKEVTQEEQIKQVKPMKQEEQEKQQKQVKSVAPAHIRMTDMLEQYIELHQEKTVSRAKLLKYVRWVIQYSKDTDIDSVWILAMMWQESRMLEESVSSHGAIGLLQILPSTAKSFGVSQQELHQPETNIRTSITYLEYLMDKYDGNLRTATIAYNQGEGNVAKGKDRPWYYNQVKEHHNKMLEIIKKGL from the coding sequence TTGTTCACTTTAGAAAGAGTAATAGGTGTTGTTATTGCTGTTGTGGTATTGGCTTCGCAATACGGGAGTCTATCGACATCAGAAAATTTCAAACGGGCTTACGAAGAAATAGTTGGCTCTCAGAGATTAAAGGAAGTAACACAAGAAGAGCAGATAAAGCAAGTAAAGCCAATGAAGCAAGAGGAACAAGAAAAACAACAGAAACAAGTTAAATCGGTTGCTCCTGCGCACATACGAATGACGGATATGCTTGAGCAGTATATAGAACTCCACCAGGAGAAAACAGTGAGCCGCGCAAAGCTGCTGAAGTATGTGAGGTGGGTAATTCAATATTCGAAGGATACGGATATCGATTCCGTCTGGATTCTGGCAATGATGTGGCAAGAGAGCCGGATGTTAGAGGAAAGTGTATCATCCCATGGAGCGATTGGTTTACTTCAGATTCTGCCTAGCACAGCGAAATCGTTTGGAGTGAGCCAACAGGAGCTTCATCAGCCTGAAACGAATATCAGGACAAGTATTACCTACTTGGAATATCTTATGGATAAGTACGATGGGAATCTTCGTACAGCAACCATTGCCTACAATCAGGGAGAAGGCAACGTAGCTAAGGGAAAGGATCGCCCCTGGTATTACAATCAAGTGAAGGAACACCATAACAAAATGCTTGAAATAATCAAAAAAGGTCTATGA
- a CDS encoding Na-translocating system protein MpsC family protein: MIGKEGWDIEIKDLERELAKLASRIRKDFTERGPVDTRVSIMNHFIILKFTAKFTKPEAFMLEHMQSHSSQIFAEYKMKLAHMMRENFNPVFSYINMGLKIEDIETTFFGPDFAEQITVFKMNKDVEVLLKNDEINMP, from the coding sequence ATGATTGGCAAGGAGGGATGGGACATTGAGATAAAAGACTTGGAAAGAGAGCTCGCAAAGTTGGCATCCAGAATAAGAAAAGATTTTACTGAACGCGGGCCGGTAGATACCAGAGTCTCTATCATGAATCATTTTATCATCTTAAAGTTTACAGCAAAATTCACCAAGCCTGAAGCATTCATGCTGGAACATATGCAATCACACTCAAGTCAAATTTTCGCCGAATACAAGATGAAGCTAGCACATATGATGAGAGAAAATTTCAACCCCGTTTTCTCCTATATCAACATGGGTCTGAAGATCGAAGACATCGAAACAACATTTTTTGGCCCTGATTTTGCAGAACAGATTACAGTCTTCAAGATGAACAAGGATGTTGAAGTGCTGCTGAAAAATGATGAGATAAACATGCCTTAA
- a CDS encoding redoxin family protein: MGKSRRTVQIVILTLILVLGGYAITTSVSGSNGKPKEGDRSPSFELLGLDGQVHTSDEYKGKALVINFWGTWCEPCVKEMPALQAQADKWKDKGVQFVGINVGEDQMTVDNFVRQVGVTFPIMLDREKNSVRDFGISPMPTTFFVSDTGKISTIHIGQLDLDTLDAQISQLAKQP; the protein is encoded by the coding sequence ATGGGGAAATCAAGAAGAACGGTGCAAATCGTCATTTTGACATTGATCCTGGTGTTGGGCGGATATGCGATTACGACATCGGTATCCGGCTCGAACGGCAAGCCAAAGGAAGGGGACAGGTCTCCTTCTTTTGAACTGCTGGGCCTGGATGGTCAAGTTCATACGTCTGACGAGTACAAAGGAAAAGCATTGGTGATCAATTTCTGGGGCACCTGGTGTGAACCTTGTGTTAAAGAAATGCCTGCACTTCAGGCACAAGCTGACAAATGGAAGGACAAGGGGGTACAATTTGTCGGAATTAATGTTGGAGAAGACCAGATGACCGTGGATAATTTTGTTCGGCAGGTTGGGGTTACATTTCCAATCATGTTAGACCGTGAGAAAAACTCGGTTCGTGATTTCGGGATCTCTCCGATGCCAACAACATTTTTTGTATCCGACACCGGCAAAATCTCTACCATTCATATCGGGCAACTTGATTTGGACACACTTGACGCTCAAATTTCGCAACTGGCGAAGCAGCCCTGA
- a CDS encoding pseudouridine synthase, giving the protein MERLQKIIAQAGIASRRKSEELILSGKVEVNGEVVTELGTKANPEEDMITVNGKPIRSEKKVYLMLNKPKGVITSASDPEGRKIVSDYLKGVKERVYPVGRLDYDTEGLLILTNDGEFAHLLTHPKHHVPKTYHATVKGVPHGSALEKLKTGIMLDDGMTAPAEVEYKDVDTAANESVISITIYEGRNRQVRRMFEAINHPVTRLKRISFGGILLQNLKRGLTRNLTKEEVNNLITLAQSEPARKMKKR; this is encoded by the coding sequence ATGGAAAGATTACAAAAAATTATCGCACAGGCAGGCATTGCATCCCGCCGTAAGAGCGAGGAACTAATCCTGTCCGGCAAAGTAGAAGTTAACGGGGAGGTCGTAACCGAACTGGGTACGAAAGCGAACCCCGAAGAGGATATGATTACGGTTAATGGAAAACCGATCCGCAGTGAGAAAAAAGTGTACTTGATGTTGAACAAGCCAAAAGGCGTAATCACAAGTGCATCTGACCCGGAAGGTCGGAAAATTGTATCCGACTACCTGAAAGGTGTCAAGGAACGTGTATACCCTGTGGGTCGTCTGGATTATGACACAGAGGGCTTATTGATTCTGACCAATGATGGTGAGTTTGCACATTTGTTGACGCATCCGAAGCATCACGTACCCAAAACTTATCACGCAACGGTCAAAGGTGTGCCGCATGGTTCGGCTCTGGAAAAATTAAAGACAGGCATTATGCTTGATGATGGCATGACTGCTCCTGCAGAGGTGGAGTACAAAGATGTGGATACAGCGGCCAATGAGTCGGTGATCTCCATTACGATCTATGAAGGGCGTAACCGTCAGGTTAGACGCATGTTCGAGGCGATCAACCATCCGGTAACCCGGTTGAAACGGATTTCGTTTGGTGGCATTTTGCTACAAAACCTGAAACGTGGTTTGACACGCAATCTGACCAAAGAGGAAGTTAACAACCTGATTACCCTCGCACAATCAGAACCAGCCAGAAAAATGAAAAAAAGGTAA